A part of Salvelinus alpinus chromosome 23, SLU_Salpinus.1, whole genome shotgun sequence genomic DNA contains:
- the LOC139550395 gene encoding C-X-C chemokine receptor type 4-like: MSYYEHFVIPESDYDYNDTSSGFGSGLGDFGTGFEEPCDRELLSPSVQRIFLPVVYGFIFTLGITGNGLVVFVLGCQRKARLSLTDLYRLHLSAADLLFVLALPFWAVDAALGDWRVGAVMCVGVHVIYTVNLYGSVLILAFISLDRYLAVVKATVTSTTHTRQLLARRLVYAGAWLPAGLLAIPDMVFARTQEAGEGEMVCTRLYPPENAPLWVSLFHLQTVLVGLVVPGLVLLVCYCVIVSRLTRGPLGGQRQKRRAVRTTVALVLCFFLCWLPYCIGIAVDALLRLELIPRGCTLESGLGVWLAVSEPMAYAHCCLNPLLYAFLGVGFKSSARRALTLTRTSSLKIVPRRRTGALTSTTTESESSSLHSS, translated from the exons ATGTCCTATTATGAG CACTTTGTGATACCAGAATCGGATTATGACTACAATGACACAAGTTCCGGTTTTGGTTCTGGCTTGGGGGATTTCGGCACTGGATTTGAGGAGCCGTGTGACCGTGAGCTGCTGAGCCCAAGTGTGCAGCGTATCTTCCTCCCGGTGGTGTACGGTTTCATCTTCACCCTGGGGATCACTGGGAACGGCCTGGTGGTGTTCGTACTGGGCTGCCAGCGGAAGGCCCGTCTAAGCCTAACGGACCTCTACCGGCTGCACCTCTCCGCTGCCGACCTGCTCTTCGTTCTGGCACTGCCCTTCTGGGCTGTAGATGCTGCGCTCGGGGACTGGCGCGTCGGAGCGGTCATGTGCGTGGGCGTGCACGTCATCTACACAGTGAACCTATACGGCAGTGTGCTGATCCTAGCCTTCATCAGTCTGGACCGCTACCTTGCAGTGGTAAAAGCCACGGTAACCAGCACCACACACACCCGGCAGCTGCTGGCACGCAGGCTGGTGTATGCTGGCGCTTGGCTGCCTGCTGGTCTCCTGGCCATCCCTGACATGGTGTTCGCTCGGACCCAGGAGGCAGGGGAGGGGGAGATGGTGTGCACGAGGCTCTACCCACCGGAGAACGCCCCGCTGTGGGTGTCCCTGTTCCACCTGCAGACTGTGCTGGTGGGGCTGGTGGTGCCGGGCCTGGTGCTGCTGGTGTGTTACTGCGTGATTGTGTCCAGGCTGACCCGCGGCCCTCTGGGTggccagagacagaagaggagggcGGTGCGGACCACTGTAGCTCTGGTTCTCTGTTTCTTCCTCTGCTGGCTGCCGTACTGCATTGGCATTGCCGTGGATGCGCTCCTCCGCTTGGAGCTGATCCCTCGAGGCTGTACGCTGGAGTCAGGCCTGGGGGTGTGGTTAGCGGTGTCTGAACCAATGGCGTACGCTCACTGCTGCTTGAATCCGCTGCTCTATGCGTTCCTTGGAGTGGGGTTCAAGAGTTCTGCTCGCCGTGCCCTCACACTTACACGCACCTCCAGCCTGAAGATTGTCCCACGTAGACGAACAGGCGCCCTGACATCCACAACGACAGAGTCAGAGTCATCTAGTCTGCACTCCAGTTAA
- the abhd4 gene encoding (Lyso)-N-acylphosphatidylethanolamine lipase, whose protein sequence is MDPTVAPMQHETETEPYSGWGWWPSWRPTSMSLLKSTEAKILSCIQNEVWSRFVTLPNQDRIWTLTLTNKTTHKPLEQTPKKTPLVMVHGFGGGVGLWIRNLDALSHSRPVYAFDLLGFGRSSRPPFPTDAALAEEQFVNSMERWRESVGLENMILLGHSLGGYLATSYAIQHPSRVSHLILVDPWGFPEHPQPGVETPAGQGPEVVKRPPLPRWVKAVASVVSLFNPLAVIRAAGPWGPGLVNRLRPDFKRKFEDLFDDDTMTEYIYHCNAQTPSGEVGFRAMSETLGWAKRPMLQRVHLLPPSMPLTMLYGSRSWVDSASGDKVAQIRVQTATRTVMIDDASHHVYADQPMEFNRVVQNICNDVD, encoded by the exons ATGGATCCCACAGTAGCGCCAATGCAACACGAAACTGAGACAGA GCCATACTCTGGGTGGGGTTGGTGGCCTTCCTGGCGTCCGACTTCCATGTCCCTCCTGAAGAGCACAGAGGCCAAGATCCTCTCCT gtataCAGAATGAAGTGTGGTCCAGGTTTGTCACGTTACCCAACCAGGACAGGATCTGGACCCTCACGTTGACCAACAAGACCACCCACAAACCTCTTGAGCAAA cCCCTAAGAAGACTCCTCTGGTGATGGTCCATGGGTTTGGAGGaggagtgggtctgtggattCGTAACCTGGATGCTCTGAGTCACTCTCGGCCCGTCTACGCCTTCGACCTCCTGGGGTTTGGCCGGAGCTCCCGACCCCCCTTCCCCACAGATGCTGCCCTGGCTGAGGAGCAGTTTGTCAACTCCATGGAGCGGTGGAGGGAGTCTGTAGGCCTGGAGAACATGATTTTACTGGGACACAGTCTGGGGGGATACCTGGCAACATCTTACGCCATCCAGCACCCTTCTAG GGTGAGTCACCTGATCCTGGTGGACCCGTGGGGTTTCCCTGAACACCCACAGCCAGGGGTGGAGACCCCGGCGGGCCAGGGGCCAGAGGTGGTGAAGAGGCCGCCCCTGCCACGCTGGGTCAAGGCTGTGGCCTCAGTCGTGTCTCTGTTCAACCCTCTGGCTGTCATCAGAGCAGCAGGTCCATGGG GTCCAGGGTTGGTAAATAGATTGCGTCCAGATTTCAAGAGGAAATTTGAGGACTTGTTTGATGATGATACCATGACCGAGTACATCTACCACTGTAATGCTCAGACCCCTAG TGGGGAGGTAGGCTTCAGGGCCATGTCAGAGACCCTGGGCTGGGCCAAGAGGCCCATGCTACAGCGGGTTCACCTGCTGCCCCCCTCCATGCCTCTTACCATGCTATATGGTTCACGCTCCTGGGTGGACAGCGCCTCGGGAGACAAGGTGGCCCAGATCAGGGTCCAGACAGCCACACGCACTGTG ATGATAGATGATGCGTCTCACCATGTATATGCTGACCAACCAATGGAGTTCAACAGAGTGGTCCAGAACATATGTAACGACGTAGACTGA